One genomic region from Oncorhynchus clarkii lewisi isolate Uvic-CL-2024 chromosome 21, UVic_Ocla_1.0, whole genome shotgun sequence encodes:
- the LOC139379382 gene encoding plasminogen activator inhibitor 1, with protein sequence MLCLYVWFLLSLSGAALSNLQEKQTDFGMRVFSHVAQTSRGSNLAFSPYGVATILGMAQLGAGGNTRKTLNAKLGFSLQERGMSRQQRLLQQNLSSEEGVELASGIMVEKKMALEKSFSRGLGKAFQASPHQLDFSRPDQALEFINAWVSDHTAGTIPSFLSSGALTDETRMVLLNALHFQGLWKVPFDPKMTEERLFHCANGSSVPVPMMRLTHRFNYGEFVTSDGVDYDVIEVPYEGESLSMLLVTPFESERPVSVLNSELTTRRLQQWREELRSVKRQLALPKFTLDTEVDLKSTLTSMGLGDMFNLAKADFTRITTEERLCVSKVLQKVKIEVNEKGTKGSAATAAIMFSRMAIEEITLDRPFLFLIQHKSTGAVLFMGQVNQP encoded by the exons ATGCTGTGCCTGTACGTGTGGTTCCTCCTCAGCCTCTCTGGAGCGGCCCTCTCTAACCTccaggagaaacagacagactttGGGATGCGGGTCTTCTCTCATGTGGCCCAGACCTCCAGGGGCTCTAACTTGGCCTTCTCACCCTACGGCGTGGCCACCATCCTGGGCATGGCTCAGCTGGGTGCTGGGGGCAACACCCGGAAGACACTCAACGCCAAATTGGGCTTCTCTCTACAAG AGCGAGGGATGTCACGTCAGCAGCGTCTGCTACAGCAGAACCTCTCCAGTGAGGAGGGAGTGGAGCTGGCCAGTGGCATCATGGTAGAGAAGAAGATGGCTCTGGAGAAAAGCTTCAGTAGGGGGCTGGGGAAAGCCTTCCAGGCCTCCCCTCACCAATTGGACTTCTCCAGGCCAGACCAGGCCCTGGAATTCATCAATGCCTGGGTCTCTGACCACACCGCAG GTACCATCCCTTCATTCCTGTCGTCCGGTGCTCTGACCGACGAGACTCGCATGGTCCTACTGAACGCTCTGCACTTCCAGGGGTTATGGAAGGTACCCTTTGACCCCAAGATGACCGAGGAGAGGCTGTTCCATTGTGCCAATGGCAGCTCTGTGCCCGTACCTATGATGAGGCTCACACACCGCTTCAACTACG GTGAGTTCGTGACCTCCGACGGAGTGGACTATGATGTCATCGAGGTTCCGTACGAGGGAGAGTCCCTGAGCATGCTGCTGGTCACCCCCTTCGAGTCTGAGAGGCCAGTGAGCGTGCTCAATAGCGAGCTGACCACCAGACGCCTGCAACAGTGGAGAGAGGAGCTGAGGAGCGTCAAGCGTCAACTGGCTCTGCCCAAGTTTACCCTGGACACTGAGGTGGATCTGAAGTCTACACTGACCAGCATGGGGTTGGGGGACATGTTCAACCTGGCCAAAGCAGACTTCACTCGCATCACCA CTGAGGAAAGGCTGTGTGTGTCCAAGGTTCTGCAGAAAGTCAAGATTGAGGTGAACGAGAAGGGAACCAAGGGATCAGCTGCCACAG CTGCCATTATGTTCTCTCGTATGGCTATAGAGGAGATCACCCTGGACAGGCCCTTCCTTTTCCTCATCCAACACAAGTCCACAG GTGCTGTATTGTTCATGGGTCAAGTCAACCAACCCTAG